One region of Nycticebus coucang isolate mNycCou1 chromosome 10, mNycCou1.pri, whole genome shotgun sequence genomic DNA includes:
- the LOC128595539 gene encoding olfactory receptor 6P1, whose translation MRNLSKSHVEEFVLVGFPTSPLLQLLLFVFFFAIYLLTLLENALMVFTICLAPSLHRPMYFFLGHLSFLELWYINVTIPRLLGAFFTQDGRISYLGCMTQLYFFIALACTECVLLAVMAYDRYLAICEPLRYPSLMPPSLATRLAAACWGGGFFSSMMKLLFISRLSYCGPNIINHFFCDISPLLNLTCSDKEQAEMVDFLLALVMILLPLLAVVSSYAAIIAAILRIPTSQGRRKAFSTCASHLAVVVIYYSSTLFTYARPRAMYTFNHNKIISVLYTVIVPFLNPAIYCLRNKEVKDAFRKTMLGRCQDPRDGPE comes from the coding sequence ATGAGAAATCTGAGCAAAAGCCACGTGGAGGAGTTTGTGCTGGTGGGCTTCCCTacctctcctctcctccagcTGCTTCTCTTCGTCTTCTTCTTTGCAATTTATCTGCTGACATTGTTGGAGAATGCACTCATGGTCTTCACCATCTGCCTCGCTCCAAGCCTTCACcgccccatgtacttcttccttgGCCATCTCTCCTTCCTGGAGCTATGGTACATCAATGTCACTATTCCCCGGCTCTTGGGAGCCTTTTTTACCCAGGATGGCAGAATCTCCTACCTAGGATGCATGACCCAACTCTACTTCTTCATTGCCTTAGCCTGCACTGAATGTGTGCTCTTAGCAGTTATGGCCTATGACCGCTACCTGGCCATCTGTGAGCCCCTTCGTTACCCAAGTCTCATGCCTCCCAGTCTGGCCACTCGACTTGCTGCTGCCTGTTGGGGCGGTGGCTTCTTCAGCTCCATGATGAAGCTTCTTTTCATTTCCCGACTGTCCTACTGTGGACCCAACATCATCAACCACTTTTTCTGTGATATCTCCCCACTGCTTAACCTCACCTGCTCTGACAAGGAGCAAGCAGAAATGGTAGACTTCCTCTTGGCCTTGGTGATGATTCTCCTCCCTTTATTGGCTGTTGTTTCATCATATGCTGCCATAATTGCAGCCATTCTAAGGATCCCCACTTCCCAGGGACGCCGCAAAGCCTTCTCCACTTGCGCTTCTCACCTGGCAGTGGTTGTCATCTACTACTCCTCCACTCTTTTCACCTATGCACGTCCCCGTGCCATGTACACCTTCAACCACAACAAGATCATCTCTGTGCTCTACACTGTCATCGTACCATTCCTCAACCCTGCCATCTACTGCCTGAGGAACAAAGAGGTAAAGGATGCCTTCAGGAAGACAATGTTGGGCAGATGCCAGGATCCTAGGGATGGTCCAGAATGA